CTGAGACCCTCGGTGGCCCCAAAGCAGGCCTGTATTTGTCAGATAAAGACAACCAGGAACGCTGACTGCCCTTTACCTCCAAAGTCAGAGATCCAGAGAGCCATGGACAAATTGCCAGGGATGTGGTAAGTGATCAGGTATCTACAGAAATGAATCCATctccaccttctttctctctttcatagttttgagacagggtgtcactctGCAGCCCAAACTGGTGTGACATCACCCTTCCTCTATCCCCAGAGTGCTGGACTTAAACACAGGCCTGTCGTATGTGACTTCTCATTTCTCTAGAAAGAGCTCAGATCTGAACcttgacttttaattttatatctatttattccATGGGTGCCTATCAGTCAGAGTTCTGATTGAAGTCATTGGTTCCCGGCTTCCCACCtctgtgtgacttttttttcctctttcaggtGCTTCatcctgttttctcttttggcATCATTTTCTGCTGAGCCGACCATGCATGGGGAGATCCTGTCCCCTAATTATCCCCAGGCGTACCCCAATGAGGTCATGAAAACTTGGGACATTGAAGTCCCAGAGGGGTTTGGGATTCACCTTTACTTTACCCATCTGGACATAGAGCTGTCAGAGC
This DNA window, taken from Mus pahari unplaced genomic scaffold, PAHARI_EIJ_v1.1 scaffold_16080_1, whole genome shotgun sequence, encodes the following:
- the LOC115063298 gene encoding complement C1s subcomponent-like; the protein is VTLRPSVAPKQACICQIKTTRNADCPLPPKSEIQRAMDKLPGMWCFILFSLLASFSAEPTMHGEILSPNYPQAYPNEVMKTWDIEVPEGFGIHLYFTHLDIELSEHCAYDSVQIISGGNEEGRLCGQRTSKSPNSPXVEEFQFPYNKLQVVFTSDFSNEERFTGFAAYYAAI